The nucleotide sequence aagttggcctttatggaagagtggcaagaagaaagccattgttaacagaaaaccataagaagtcccgtttgcagtttgccacaagccatgtgggagacacagcaaacatgtggaagaaggtgctctggtcagatgagaccaaaatgcaaaacgctatgtgtggcggaaaactaacactgcacatcactctgaacacaccatccccactgtcacatatggtggtggcagcatcatgctctgggggtgcttctcttcagcagggacagggaagctggtcagagttgatgggaagatggatggagccaaatacagggcaatcttggaagaaaacctcttggagtctgcaaaagacttgagactggggcggaggttcaccttccagcaggacaacgaccctaaacataaagccagggcaacaatggaatggtttaaaacaaaacatatccatgtgttagaatggcccggtcaaagtccagatctaaatccaatccagaatctgtggcaagagctgaaaactgctgttcacaaacgctgtccatctaatctgactgagctggagctgttttacaaagaagaatgggcaaagatttcagtctgtagatgtgcaaagctggtagagacataccctaaaagactggcagctggaactgcagcaaaaggtggttctacaaagtattgactcagggggctgaataattacgcacaccccacttttcagttatttatttgtaaaaaatgtttggaatcatgtatgattttggttccacttctcacgtgtacaccactttgtattggtctttcacctggaattccaataacattgattcatgtttgtggctgtaatgtgacaaaatgtgggaaagttcaagggggccgaatacttttgcaagccactgtaacaGAGTAGAAGTTGTTTGGCACTGGCAGAGAAGATTCTCAAGTTTTACTCATTGCTGCTGCTCAATATTTGCATTTTACTTACAAATGTGAACACGAGATgtgctgctgccatcaaatatacattaaaacgatacatttttccagtgtaaatattttattttctgttttccattGTGGATAAATTATAAGATTATAGGATTCGGATCTTTGTGGTTAAATGACAGATTTTATCATAACAAAGAATAATCAGTGAATTCCTGTAATATTAGATGCTGTAAACACTAAACAAGCCCTTGATAGAAACAGTTTAAGAAACAGTTCAAAGTTAGTTTTGTCTTGACAGATGTTATATTTTCAGCATCAGTCTAGTCTGTAtcggctgtttgttgttgtgtgcAACTTTAACAACAATCTCAGTAACGACAACAATTTGTTTTTCAGAGTTCAAAGCTGCGTTTGATATCTTCATCCAGGATGCAGAGGACGGCTGCATCAGTACCAAAGAGTTAGGAAAGGTGATGAGAATGCTGGGACAGAATCCCACTCCTGAGGAGTTACAGGAGATGATTGACGAGGTGGATGAAGATGGTATGTCACTATTAGTATGTCGGGATCAGGAACATGTTTATTTCATAACATggttaacatatttaaaaaaaaaaaaaaaaaaaaaggtgaaaaagacATTATAgtcctgatttatttatttgctgtatTTTCACAGGCAGCGGGACAGTAGATTTCGATGAGTTCTTGGTGATGATGGTCCGCTGCATGAAGGAGGAGAGCAAAGGAAAATCTGAGGAGGAGTTGGCTGAACTTTTTCGCATGTTTGACAAGTAGGTCTTTTTTGTGTTCTCACGCAGCtgtaatacaaagaaaatacCACCAGCCTGATACAAGACAAATCTTTGCTGACTGCCAGTAGGCGATTGAGGGatgttttgaatatttttgtgCTTGTAAAGTACACATACAGTAATAATCTTAATGCCAAAAGACGCACCTCAGCGAGCATTGCACGTAGGATTGAtgagtgtatttttatgttaaGGAATGGAGATGGATACATAGACTTAGAAGAGCTGAAGTCCATGCTGGAGTCCACTGGAGAGGCCATCACTGAAGATGACATCGAAGAGttgatgaaggatggagacaaAAACAATGATGGCAAAATTGATTATGATGGTATGGGAAGCAGTTTATTTGCAATTAAAATGTGCACAAAACAGCTTTCTCCTTACAACATAAGGAGGACATTTTCATCACGTTCACAAACCATTTCACTGAGAATGATTACAGAGTCATTGAGCTCTTTATTGTGGCTGACAAAGTGTATAAAGTAAcaaggggtggctgtagctcaggtggcagagcaggtcagccactaatcagaaggtcggtggttcgatcccaggctgcatcctagctgcatgccaaatatccttgggcaagatactaaccccatgtttgcctactggtggtggtcagagggcccggtggcgcctgtgtccggcagcctcgcctctgtcagtgcgccccagggcacctgtggctacaatgtagcttgctatcgccagtgtgtgaatgtgtgtgtgaatgggtgaatgactgaatgtagtgtaaagcgctttggggtcctatggactagaaaagcgctatacaaatgcaggccatttaccatttacaaaaATCAGAAACTGAGTTcaaaaggcaaataaacaaaatccaAAGGAGTAATGGGGAGTAACTGTGAGAATGATATTTATGgactttgattttaaaatcaaatagTGTTGTGTAGAAAACTCCATTGTACCTAGTCATGGATAATTAGTAATTAGCTTTGCTGATGTACTGACCTGTTCGTTGTCTCTGACAGAGTTCCTGGAGTTCATGAAAGGAGTTGAATAAAGGATTCTACCGGACGCTTCACATCTTCTATCTTCTACATGTGTTGGCAATGTCATCAAAGGCCTTCATGAATATATCTTCACTGGTTTTTCTAAGACTGTACCTTCAAGGCCTTAACAGCTTTTCCAGGAGATTTCattgaataaaatattttttctgaataaaaatacttacatgtttgttttgtctgtcataatattttgtgtaaattagCTTAACTGAAAGTCAATTAGTATAATTTCTATAGTGATTAACTGGGCTGCACAGTCGTGTTATAGTTTCAATGGGACACTGGACTCCGGCGCAGGACACGAGGCAGGAATAAAAGTTGTGGCTTTTCCAAGGCTCCACAGAATGGATGAGGGCGGGCAGGTAATTCCAAGTTTTCCACTTGCATCCCGCCTTGGTACATGAGGCTATGCACAAAGGAGATGAGAGCAAAGACAAGCCCACAAGAAACAAAACATGGAATTCAACATTCCGGTGGAATGATCTGATGGTTAGCGGGAAGAAGCCTGGCATTTTATCACATCTCTCGACTTATTACTGTATGTCCATATATATTATGACTGTGGACATTCATATGTCCACGTCCATATACACCACGCACTTGgcaagacacagagagagacagagacaacgGGTGGAGGACAGAAGGATAAGTTGACTCTGGAGGATCAGGGAGGTTTTTATTATCCCCAAATGCACATTTGTTGTGCAGTAAGTAGAAATCACACAACCATCAagcaaaatgcaataatgtgcaataaatacacaacaaagcaataTGACCATTGAGAACATGGTGAGTTATTTAAAAGACTAATGGTTGGGGACTTCGAGTCCTGTATGCTGGGAAACTCTGTCTACAACCAGATGGAATCAAACTCCTCTAATAAGGAGTGTCGAGGATCTGCCATGACTTTTCGGACCTTTTTCAAAGTCGTAACCTTCTACAGGTGTGGAAGCTCATTCAGGGTCACACCTGCGATTGTGCTGGACTCTGTCACTGTATCTTGAAGTATCGTTGTACCTGTACCAGCAGACAAAAAAGAGAATGGAAGAGCAGATTGAATAAAACAGTAAGCTAAAATTAGATGTGCTGGGAAGCTTTTCTACAGACAGCATCCACCTAAAGCTCAAGGGTAACCTTATTATCAGTTATAGTGCTACAATATTGATACTGCTCAACGGCCTGATCCTTTCTTAAGAGCTTGAAAAAAGGAcgcgactggacttctttaagcgGTACATGTGGTGGTTCTTATATGGCTGTTTTAAACTGTTTGAGCACTCAatgcactttatacaacatccctcattcacccattcagaCCCTTTcctacaagcacttttttctacacCTAAGTGAAAATATCttgatgctcaatcatccaggcaaagaaatcccaaaaggttgactctgttcatctggatgttttcagtgggagaaacgtttcgtcactcatccaggtgacttcttcagtctcagctgactgcaggttcccCTGCACTGATCAATGTCCacgagtcccattcacagagagttggggaatggctgcaatcacagcattgtaagatggtgacagatgtacccttaggccccctcctcgattcagagatggtctttccctcttcacgtaaatggtctccttgactccgcgctcaaaccagcgttcctccctgtccaggatgtgtacatcctcatcattgaaagagtgtccactggcctgtaggtgtaaatagactgcagagtcctggcctgacgaggaagctcttctgtgttgtgccatcctcttcgccagaggttgtttggtttccccgatgtataaatcctggcaatcctcctggcacttaacagcgtacactatgttactctgtttgtgtcgggggatcCTTGAGGTGGATCAATTTTTGGCGCATCGTGTTTTaaggtttaaaagccacagagacccggtgtttagaaaaaatgcgtctcaactgttctgacactcctgacacatacgggatcactacaggtgtTAAGGGAGAGCTTCTGTTTATAAGGttagaaacctgcagtcagctgagactgaagaagtcacctggatgagtgacgacacatttctctcactgacaacgtccagatgaacagaatcaacgttTTGGATGACATTAATAATGTTAATCAGCACAGCTCAGTTTTCAACCAGCAATTAACCAGAGAACaagtatatatatctatatatcaaCTTATGCATATAGTATTTCTtattccacagaagaggggcctgaaaactgaaggctctgcctcccattctacttttaaatactctaggaacaacaagtaggcctgcagtgcgagagcgaagtgctctaatagggtgatatggtactacaaggtcattaagataagatggggcctgattatttaagaccttgtatgtgaggagcaggattttgaattctggatttaacaggaagccaatgaagggaagccaaaacaggagaaatctgctctctctttctagtccctgtcaggactcttgctgcagcattttggattaatataataataataataataataataataataataatactaacaatgaattacagtagtccagcctggaagtaataaatgcatgaactagtttttcagcgtcactctgagacaggatatttctaattttagagatgttgcacaaatggaagaaagcagtcttacatatttgtttaatatgtgcgttgaaggacatgtcctggtcaaaaatgactccaaggttcctcacagcattactgtaTTACTAAGAACCAGATCATTTCCCTCTCTATACCGATCGCTCAGCGTGTCGGGGCAACCAGCTCTtggaagcagggttcatacTTCTTCCATTAAGTAATTTTGGGGTTCACAGTGCTCACTGTGAAATCTTTCTGTGCAATTCCCCGAAATCTGTGCCTCGACACAATTTCTTGGACTTTGGTTTTGAGTTTGTGCTTTGACAGCCTGAGTGTGTGTATTTCCAAATCAACTGAATTTACCACAGGTGGACTCCAATGAAGTTGTAGAAACATCTGATTCACTCATGATCTGATCTCATTTTAACATTATGTGCCATTGTGTGTCAAATTTTatggtgaaaaatgaatttaatccaTTTTGGAGTAAgactgtaacatgacaaaatgtggaataaTTAAACTTGTGTTAATACTCTGTAGATGTGCTGCACATGTGGTGTATATGGTATCCACTGCTACCATGAGGTACTAAAACCACCAGACACCTGGAAACGTAGTGTTTGGTTTATTATATATAAGAAGCAGGTAAAGCTTCGGGTCAGGGTGCTGTCTCACTGCGGGGGGTCTTCCTGCTGACTCCCCTGATGGATGTCTCAGttaacacacatacaaataagTTACCAGGTAAACAGTGAAACTAATCAAACACCATGTTGAGTGAAGGTGAAATGCCAAGACATCTGCCTGCCAGGTGAGGTCAGATCCCTGCCATGCTGAAACTTAAACACAGAAACAGGCCTACGCTCTTAGTGTTGCCATGTTCCCAGTTTCTGATGGTCACATAGCATCTACGGGTAGGTCTGTTTAATAATGACTGGGGTGTTCTGGTTGTTTGAATCAGATGGTTGGTACAGTACCGTAATATTACTGTCATCTCACACCTAAAGTAAAATATTTCACATTAAACTccaacaaagaaaaggaaaagcaaCTCATGTGATTCATGGAACACAGAATAGGGCAGAATGtgggaaaacaacaacaaacaaaaaatgctaACTtattgtgcacacacacattttctgcAGTTTCCATCTTTGGCCCCTCGGTTCATCAAAGCACCATCGTTGCTCCCATTCAGCTTCTCTTTCTGTCGTAGCAAAGGCATCTGGATACAGATTTCAGTTCTATCCTGTTGAATTACACTTTTATACTTGCTCACGGCGCACGAGTACATTCCCCTCAAAACATTTCGCTTTCATGAGTGCGTCACTGAAGTTTTCACTGCTAACAGAAAACAGGACACCCTGTCTTTAAATCTCATTTCATGTATAGAAACTCCCGCCCTGCTGTCAGAGAGCAGTTGAATATTGATGCTTTACAGCAttgtttgatgtttgagctgatgaaTGGTAATGAATGGTCTCTATATTATTGCATAGTGCCTGTTCTGATGAACCAGGCTCATCTATGAGGGTATGTCTTAGTtgttggagaaaaagtaacacatcatctgcataaagacTGATTTTAATGCCCTTAATCACTAAAGCCTGTCTGATTGATGCTGTGGTTTGAtcaaaattgcaaacagtgaagggcagagtgggcatccctgcctggagCCCCTCTGGAGACAGAAGCTGGGGGATGTTTGCTCATTTGCCCTGACACAGTGTTTATGAAAGAGTTTCCAAAAGCAAATGTGTGTAAAGCTGCAAATAAAAATtcccagttaactctgtcaaacacTTTTCTGCATCTACAGACAATATTGtggtttcagtgtttttactaCATGAGTAGAAATTTGATACTAAAGCCTTAAACACACAGTCAGATAAGGGTAATCCAAAGTACACCAAATATAACTCAGTCATTCAGctcagatttatttatatagttccAATTAACAACAACTGTTCCCTAAAGGCGCTTTATACTGTAGGCTACATCCCGACAGTATAAAGTCATTTGGTTGGTTTGGATAACAGTTTGAGCATCACAGGCTGACAggagagacaaaaagaaaaatcagttcCTAAAACACAAAAGGAGCTACAGCACCGGAGCGCTGTTAGCACTTCCTGTTGAATTCAGATCATGCTCATGTTACTTTAACAGCCTCAGGTACTTTGTAATGTGAGCATACAGCACTAAACACTTTTATAATGCTGTATGCACAAGTCCTTCTTGTACTCAGGTGCTTGGAAACGATCCTTAATCAAGTTTTtgtcagccacaacattaaagcCATGTGCCCAGTGCTGTGTAGCTCCACCTGAGCTGAAAACAGCTGTAGCCGAGGACCTCTGGTGATGTCACTTGGTCTCTGGTTCTGAGACATTTATTTAGTAATGCTCAACATTTTTAAGCTGTAAGTAGATTTAATGTTGGGGCTGAATTTTGTATAGCTTCAATTATTTCATCAGTCCATGCATTAGTAAAATTCTGTACTTTTGTATAGTTAACTTGATAAAAACCAACCTTTCACATATTCATATTGTGACGAACCGCTCTCTATGAGCACTTCCTGTTACTCCACTCTGTTCTACCTTGTCACTTCTCTCGCCTGTCCTGCCTCTGAGTCACATCACAGGCCTACAGGAGGCGCAAACAGGGACGATATACACATGAAGGTCTACGTTTGCAGTCAGTCATATACGACGATGAAATGCTCTGTTAGACATTCTGGGACATGCAAGAGTGTAACTAAACAAAACTGTATGGTATTGATACACTCTTGTCACACTGTGTCATGTTGTCAATGGAACTAAGAGTAAATATAAAAGTTCTCGTGAACATTATTTAAAATTGAACAAACGTCACTCTAGAATATGAAACACCTCTGCTCATCTTCCTCTCTGTTCACAGctcaaaaaaaggagaaaagctgAGGTACAAAGTGAGAACTGGGACTATTTGTCTCCATAAATCATGACATGTTTTATTATCCAACTCTTTTTAAACCAGATCACATGTTTTGAGGACGCGCACTGAGCCAACCTGTGCTATTGAATTTCACTCTTTGTAATTTTGATCTTTTCAGAtagaaaagactttttttgttacCTGTGCATCACACTACAGATGACCCTACAAAAAGTCTTTTTATTTATATGCTGACACAAACATCTAATAGCAAGGCCTTGACTGCAGGTTTCACATGAGGAGGTGTGATTGGACAAACTGGAATTAGCAGGGACGATGTGGAATTGGACATGTTTAGAAGGAAAATATAAACATTCCCAACCAATCAGACTTGTTCATTTAAATCCAGATTTAGAGAATAAACTGACATTTATTCTGCATCTCTGCCACTAAAATCATGGTGATGATAAACACAGACTTAGACATCAGGACTTGAATATAATGAGTCTTCGTGTGGGTCTGTCTCATATCAAAAATAGTTTGCTTTAATGGAGAAGTACTACAAGAATTTGTACACTAATGATTTTGAACCTGGTTGATTTCCTGTCCAAACATTTGCTACTAACCCCTGAGAGAATGATCACATCACTCTCCAACAACACAGGTAATCAGTGAGAACACAAAGCGTGCTACAAGTGTACAAATGACACGtgagaaataaatgaaatgggACACATGTAGAAGAGTGCAGGTTGTCTGGCCTTAAACTGAATGTTGGAGGTTGATATAAAAACAGCAGTCCAGCAGCCTGACACTGTCGCAGCTATCATGGTTTCTGCCTGTGAGCTACGGACTCTCAGTCAGTTGCAGGGTTTTACCTCGGGAGGGCCGTGCCGAgacacgacacacacacacccatcagGTCTGACTTGCTTTAGAGCTTTAAGTCTATTGCGTCCAGCGTCCACCTCCTTGGTCTAGTTGACACGGATGCCTGAGATGAAGGGCAGCCCGGTGGGAACCCTTTTCTTGTATTCAACATAGTCCTCGGCAAAAAAATGGATAAGGGagagctcctcctcctctatcCGCTCTCGGAAGAACCGCCAGCTGGCTATTGTGTAAGCCAGGATACACAGTGGGTTACACAGCATCACCTACAGCAGCCAGAAAAAGACAACAGATGtcagcaacaacaaacaaacaaacaaacaattaattaaactgaattaaaaaaaaaccaaaaaaaaaaccccaatagcAAACCAAATAATCAGTGACTGAGGTCCGTGTACCAGCAGGAGTGGGACATTTAGGTCATAGTTAGTACTTTAATAAATCTTTCATAATTCTACACAAAGTGTTCCAAAACATATAAACCACAAATGAAGCTTTTGAAACACTGACAGCTTCAATAAAGCAGCCGAGCAGCAATCCCTCATATCCTGTTCTGTGTCCGATCGCTCATATCTCCCACATCAAACGTTACGTCttctgaaatgtttttgtttgttttaagtttGGATCTCAGAGTTAAATCTtgacaaatgtattttttattaattgttCACTACGTCCCTCCTACAAAGAACAGATGGTGTAAGGACCTTCTATGGCCCTGTCCAGCTCTTCTACAGTAACAGCCTATCAGTGCGACACAGCAAAGCTTCTGGCAATGACACAATCTGTATcatcacagagcagctggaCCACAGGTGGTACCTGCAGGCCACAGGCATTGCTTCATACTGCTAGCAGTGACACTGACACAGCCAAATGACAgactaatttaaaataaataaaataaaatagcctccacctgtaaaaccttcctgttttgttaattttttaactccaaagcagctgaaacgcAATAATCCCGTTACctaactgaccagatcaatatcccacgtttaactgacttgatgctATACTCTGATCAAACTGTGTTCCCTGTGTTTGATAAACAACAAGATAAAATGATCCTAATTGTAAAAATACACAGTATCAATATCCTAATGGATTTTCTTTTACCTTTATTATTGTAGTGGTGGAGTGCTGCTCATTACTCTTAGATATGACAGAGCTGTTAGATGCATAGAAAACTGCATCTAAATCATTTGAGATATATATTTAGATCATCTCAGGGTTTCTAAAATGTTCATTACAAATTCTGATTCAACTCACTGATGAACAAACAACTGCTGAGGATCAGATGCACATAAACAGCACTTGAAAACTAATAAGCCcaattgtctgtgaaggttctcagtcatccaggtcatcgtagtcaaaggagtttgcaaagaaaagcgtctggacttctttgagttgcttgaagacgtttcacctctcatccgagaagcttcttcagttctaaggtcaaaaggccgagagtcccagatttaaacctagtgggagtatccccccaaggagggacaaaggaccccctggtgatcctctaatcacatgcgccaaggtgtgaaagcgggtgtgggacctaatcagccagggttttgggtgagcccattgtgaaacctggccccaccttgtcatgtgaattcctgaggtcagatggcccaggatgtgagtgggcgttaagtcgtctggggagggaactcaaaactggattatagatggcagacagttggtgtcgtaaaccaccgcctctgttcaaagatggtcgctcacagtggacatagatggcctctttcactcctctttcaaaccatctgtcctctctgtccaatatgtgaacattggcatcctcgaaagagtgacctttatccttaagatgcagatggactgctgagtcttgtcctgtggaggtggctcttctatgttgtgccatgcgcttgtgaagtggctgtttggtctctccaatgtagaggtctgggcattcctcgctgcactgtacagcatacaccacgttgttcagtctgtgttttggagttttgtctttcgggtgaaccagtttgtgtctgagtgtgttgctgggtctgaagtacactgggatgtcgtgcttggagaaaactctcctgagtttctctgatacaccggctacataggggatgacaacgttgttgcgtctgtctttcttatcctccctcgctggtgtctgatcttcttttctgtgcctctttgctgactttatgaacgcccagttaggataaccacacgttttcagtgcttcccttacgtgtgtgttccttctttttcccttcaggcttagagggaacatgttctgcccggtggtgtagggtcctaattactccaagtttgtgttccagagggtgatgggagtcaaagaggaggtactggtccgtgtgtgtgggcttccggtaaacttcaatgttgaggttgccattctcttcaatgtgcacagcgcagtccaggaaaggcaaacagtaatcctttgtgtcttccctggtgaacttgatgtttttatccacggcattaatgtgcgcagtgaaggattccacttcttgtgtcttgattttgacccaggtgtcgtctacatatctgtaccagtggctgggtactcctcctttgaaagagccaagagcctttctctccacttcctccatgtaaaggttggctacaataggtgacacaggggagcccatggcacagccatgtttttgtctgtagaagccttcgttgtatttgaagtatgttgtggtaaggcagaggtctaacagtgtgcagatctgatcgggtgtgaagttggtcctgtcttccaaggagctgtcttcttgtagtcgttttctgacagtctccactgcttcgatggtgggtatgcaagtgaagagagagactacatcaaaggacaccatggtttcatctggatccagggtaagtttctggatcttgtcggtgaagtcggtggagttcttgatgtggtgtggggtgttccccacgagaggtgccaggatggtagcaaggtgtttcgcaatgttataagtggctgagtttatgctactgactatgggtctgagtgggaccccttccttgtggattttaggaagtccataaatgcagggtatggcatcccctggataaaggcggtgatatttgaggcggtcaatgattttgtccttttcaaggtcttgaaggcaagctat is from Oreochromis niloticus isolate F11D_XX linkage group LG20, O_niloticus_UMD_NMBU, whole genome shotgun sequence and encodes:
- the LOC100699862 gene encoding troponin C, slow skeletal and cardiac muscles gives rise to the protein MDDVYKAAVENLTEEQKNEFKAAFDIFIQDAEDGCISTKELGKVMRMLGQNPTPEELQEMIDEVDEDGSGTVDFDEFLVMMVRCMKEESKGKSEEELAELFRMFDKNGDGYIDLEELKSMLESTGEAITEDDIEELMKDGDKNNDGKIDYDEFLEFMKGVE